Within the Methanobrevibacter thaueri genome, the region CAAATATGTTTATGTTTGTTTGTTGTTTTTGTTTTTCTTTCTTTATTTCATTTAATATTTTGTTTAGAGTTTTGTTATTGATGTGTTTGTGTATTTTTTTGATGTTGTGGGTTGTTGTTGTTCGTGTCATTTCGTTATTTGCTTTTTTTATTCCTTTTGTTTTTATTCCTCTGAAATTACGTGATTCAAGTAAAATTGCGAATCCTCCTTCTGCGTAGGGTCCTCTGCCTGCATATGCGTTTTGTCCGTATTCTGTGTAGTATTCATTTTTTATTTTATCTAAAATGGGGTCAAATTTCT harbors:
- a CDS encoding transposase, with protein sequence KFDPILDKIKNEYYTEYGQNAYAGRGPYAEGGFAILLESRNFRGIKTKGIKKANNEMTRTTTTHNIKKIHKHINNKTLNKILNEIKKEKQKQQTNINIFDKWTNNYIIEHDKIIDFKN